From the genome of Colias croceus chromosome 9, ilColCroc2.1, one region includes:
- the LOC123694370 gene encoding ataxin-1 has translation MISASLPGEALVQLGQLQLSHLYPPPTMTPEFLAPPPRPYPRYAPRRPRDPMPAPPAPAPFPPVPTAYSPFLPHPASYAPYLYRARAPQPPAYPIRNRHSSGFVPPAPAPHSPHSPPVSAPAPQPPPREEPPMSPERGAPAPYFCRGALIRLEDGTLRRVEEMRTEDFVMSAERSGDLSLTQCTLLRLDERGDRLALTLAYDRNRSQVELESTVEHPFFVYGRGWASCKPERTLARYGLRVQRLQVGDVCVSLVARKPTPPSTGLSAAPPQTHPENLSVKEDARKRRWSASDVVDDGPPLKKR, from the exons ATGATCTCAGCGAGCCTCCCCGGCGAGGCGCTGGTCCAGCTCGGGCAGCTGCAACTGAGCCACCTGTACCCGCCTCCGACGATGACGCCGGAGTTCCTAGCGCCGCCGCCGCGGCCGTACCCGCGCTACGCGCCCCGGCGCCCGCGGGACCCCATGCCCGCGCCCCCCGCGCCGGCGCCCTTCCCCCCCGTGCCGACCGCCTACTCCCCGTTCCTGCCGCACCCGGCGTCGTACGCGCCGTACCTGTACCGCGCGCGGGCCCCGCAGCCGCCAGCATACCCGATACGTAACAGGCACTCGTCGGGCTTCGTGCCGCCCGCCCCGGCACCGCACTCGCCGCACTCGCCACCTGTGTCGGCGCCGGCTCCTCAACCACCTCCCAGAGAA GAGCCGCCTATGTCACCAGAGCGAGGGGCGCCCGCACCGTACTTCTGTCGCGGAGCGCTAATACGGCTAGAAGATGGCACTCTGAGGCGAGTGGAGGAGATGAGGACGGAGGACTTCGTGATGAGCGCGGAACGGAGTGGAGACCTCTCGCTAACGCAGTGCACGCTGCTCAGGCTGGACGAGCGAGGCGACAGGCTCGCCCTCACACTTGCATATGATAGAAATCGTTCACAA GTAGAGCTAGAATCAACAGTGGAACATCCGTTCTTCGTGTACGGTCGCGGTTGGGCGTCGTGTAAGCCTGAACGCACCCTAGCAAGATACGGACTCCGGGTACAGAGATTGCAAGTTGGCGACGTGTGCGTGTCTTTAGTGGCGCGCAAACCGACGCCGCCAAGCACGGGCCTGTCAGCCGCCCCGCCACAGACACATCCAGAAAACCTCAGTGTGAAAGAGGACGCTAGGAAACGCCGATGGTCCGCGTCCGACGTAGTCGACGATGGCCCCCCATTAAAAAAACGTTGA
- the LOC123694378 gene encoding anamorsin homolog, with product MENIKTGDSVLLIWNDTNESEIEKIFNDIQKITNIPVVLENSAMITEGSRPHSSFNVILSNWLPPHNIEHNDKLLSILVKLLKPSGKILLKDSNDISSNLKLNGFVNVTSSENVYIGEKPNFEVGSKASLKLNGKPAVWKLDDTVEEAWTKPTDDETIDANNLLDEDDLKKPDQASLKVCATTGKRKACADCSCGLAEELRGETKDTPKSSCGSCYLGDAFRCATCPYLGMPAFKPGEKVKLDLKSDI from the exons ATGGAAAATATCAAAACTGGCGATTCTGTCTTATTGATCTGGAACGATACCAATGAAAGCGAAATTGAAAAGATCTTCAATGATATTCAGAAAATTACGAACATCCCTGTGGTTCTCGAAAACTCGGCTATGATTACAGAAG GTTCAAGACCCCATTCCTCATTCAACGTAATTTTATCGAATTGGTTACCACCTCATAACATTGAACACAACGATAAATTACTTTCTatattagtaaaattattgaaaccCAGTggtaaaatactattaaaagaTAGCAATGATATAAGTTCCAATCTCAAGCTGAATGGGTTTGTCAATGTAACATCGtcagaaaatgtttatattggAGAAAAGCCGAATTTTGAG GTTGGATCTAAAGCTTCGCTGAAACTAAATGGAAAACCAGCAGTATGGAAGTTAGATGACACAGTAGAGGAGGCATGGACAAAACCAACTGATGACGAAACTATTGATGCAAACAACTTGCTGGACGAGGATGATCTGAAGAAACCTGATCAAGCATCTTTGAAAG tgTGTGCGACGACTGGAAAACGCAAGGCGTGTGCCGATTGTTCGTGTGGACTGGCTGAGGAGTTGAGAGGAGAAACTAAGGACACACCAAAATCTTCTTGTGGAAGT TGTTACCTCGGCGATGCTTTCCGCTGTGCTACATGTCCGTACCTCGGAATGCCGGCTTTCAAACCTGGTGAAAAGGTCAAACTAGATCTCAAATCTGATATATAA
- the LOC123694388 gene encoding uncharacterized protein LOC123694388 yields the protein MMNEAFLAGLWASMGNTLGKLTGTSSVVGDGYIIWAALLVLMVTVNTWSLRHFMRSLDAAPSTVTPTVISSASSYVLSGLIGVFLFNEATSIKWWIGALFIVVGLVLVSLPRNKQKIT from the exons ATGATGAACGAAGCCTTTCTTGCTGGACTATGGGCATCCATGGGAAACACATTAGGCAAATTAACAGGAACATCTTCCGTAGTA GGTGATGGCTACATTATATGGGCAGCCTTATTAGTATTGATGGTAACAGTGAATACATGGAGCTTGAGGCATTTCATGAGATCCCTGGATGCAGCACCCAGTACTGTAACACCAACTGTCATTTCCTCTGCATCTAGCTATGTATTATCT GGCTTAATAGgagtttttctatttaatGAAGCTACATCTATAAAATGGTGGATCGGTGCTCTATTTATAGTTGTTGGACTCGTACTTGTGTCACTTCCTCGTAACaagcaaaaaataacatag